The Moraxella haemolytica genome window below encodes:
- the proB gene encoding glutamate 5-kinase, protein MNNQPKRIVIKIGSSLLTNNGRGLDRTAIYEWARQIATIHARGIEVILVSSGAVAEGVVRMNLPERPKKLSALQACASIGQMGLIETWWQALIQKGVQSSQILLTHDDLAHRSRYLNISQTLSQLIEWRVVPVINENDTVSFGEIKFGDNDTLGAMSATLVGADLYIILTDQEGVFTDNPRTNPNATLIQNERAMADYLLDVAGDGGKWGSGGMLTKIRAGRLAAMANCPTIIANGKVENVITRLVDGESIGTRLTTDHADRLIAKKQWLATHIRMVGTLVIDDGAMNAITEQGKSLLPVGVVEVQGDFDAGDVVEIVNTQKVRLAVGQVGFGSKDAKAIIQKHTDEIVRILNLNNDKVIMVHRDDMAVL, encoded by the coding sequence ATGAATAATCAACCAAAGCGTATTGTCATTAAAATCGGTTCGTCTTTATTGACGAATAATGGTCGTGGGCTTGACCGCACTGCCATTTATGAGTGGGCAAGGCAAATCGCCACAATCCACGCTCGTGGCATTGAGGTGATACTGGTTTCTAGCGGAGCAGTTGCTGAAGGGGTGGTTCGGATGAACTTGCCTGAACGCCCCAAAAAACTGTCCGCCTTGCAGGCTTGTGCGTCTATTGGGCAAATGGGGCTGATTGAGACATGGTGGCAGGCTCTTATCCAAAAAGGCGTGCAGTCATCACAGATTTTGCTTACTCATGATGATTTGGCTCATCGTTCTCGTTATCTAAATATTAGCCAAACTTTAAGCCAGCTGATTGAGTGGCGTGTCGTGCCTGTTATCAATGAAAATGATACGGTAAGTTTTGGTGAGATAAAATTTGGGGATAATGATACTTTAGGGGCGATGAGTGCCACGCTGGTGGGGGCGGATTTATACATCATCTTGACTGACCAAGAGGGTGTATTTACCGATAATCCACGCACCAACCCCAATGCTACACTCATACAAAACGAACGAGCCATGGCGGATTATTTGCTTGATGTGGCAGGTGATGGCGGTAAATGGGGTAGTGGTGGTATGCTAACCAAAATCCGTGCAGGTAGATTGGCCGCGATGGCAAACTGTCCAACCATCATCGCTAATGGCAAGGTAGAAAATGTCATCACAAGATTGGTGGACGGCGAATCTATTGGCACACGACTGACCACCGATCATGCCGACCGCCTGATTGCAAAAAAACAATGGCTTGCTACCCACATTCGTATGGTGGGTACGCTCGTGATTGATGATGGGGCGATGAATGCCATTACCGAGCAAGGAAAATCTTTGCTTCCTGTGGGTGTTGTGGAGGTTCAAGGCGATTTTGATGCAGGTGATGTGGTGGAAATTGTCAATACCCAAAAAGTGCGTTTGGCGGTGGGGCAGGTAGGTTTTGGTAGCAAAGATGCCAAAGCCATCATTCAAAAGCACACCGATGAAATTGTGCGAATTTTGAATTTAAATAATGACAAAGTCATTATGGTGCATCGTGATGACATGGCGGTTCTTTGA
- a CDS encoding autotransporter assembly complex protein TamA → MKKRLQADDKITQGGQGRLLRTTLSLAMLGLSYEAWASKDTQDVLPNSTPIADIYDDSISKTLKDGKSLLNEQIEQSAQSIADISLYTPAQIQARLENAAQENPLLVAQAEADFISRLDDDKTPVGLDVDSITKIPTPDTLQTLGLTTEDGQSVGIDPKAYIPQRQPQLDDAMQVVIEEDEIKQPNIVKRLYSRLFNDGVETVVRLDTEFYHSQNHSLQTPIKLKKGELKQEPFANIKAALEDITAESVRDFNSALPRLRQTVQSAARAVGYYEVDFGITKREVGKVAVIIHELGEPVRIASQVLEVRGEGVKNPAYQKATEKANLSFDDTFHHGHYEAAKGAITEVSAEQGYFDGRWLSNSADVILPDNLADVNLIYDSGEQYEFDEVVFFTFDEETKQLTTDPSKLPVKAELLKKLVTFKMGDAYNRTAVRNLSNNLLATGYFNAVNTELVLPTANSASTDDDQNISLEAESGEVGQSELVDMGDGVVLEVSPIEFTASQVVQDKLALVTQKAERLYSMPEDRLLVTDTHRQSKSILGRISDAVSSVAKMILPDESRDVADSFQGAGIPTLAHRKTPQQVHADKKVPLYIFVGSDKPRDAQIGLGWGSDGGASLIAKFEHNLINKDGYQAGADVRLSQEKKGVGLYVTRPLTHPLNDKLRASLSYNEEVVGGSVGTFDLRAKTLQQSISRNIINESGWNRSYSLRYRLDGLETGVPIGLWSDLPVRFIDGKPRQEALLAGYAINKNTFDNPVNPMRGYSQNYSVEVGAKGLVTDTNMAIVRAGVGGIYSFGDNAYGKDRAHQLIGSLNAGYLWANDFESVPYKLRFFAGGDHSIRGYSYESLSPISDKGYLTGGQALAVASGEYNYEVMNGLRLAAFADVGNAYDKNFSNATKIGAGVGVRWASPVGQVRVDVATGVGEKGNPIKLHFFIGTPF, encoded by the coding sequence ATGAAAAAGCGGTTGCAGGCAGATGATAAGATAACTCAAGGCGGTCAGGGTAGATTGTTACGCACCACTCTATCTTTAGCGATGCTTGGTCTGTCGTACGAAGCGTGGGCAAGCAAGGACACCCAAGATGTGCTGCCAAACTCCACGCCCATTGCTGATATTTATGATGATAGCATATCTAAAACCTTAAAAGATGGTAAATCTTTACTGAATGAGCAAATCGAGCAGTCCGCCCAAAGCATCGCTGATATATCGTTGTATACCCCAGCCCAAATCCAAGCACGATTAGAAAATGCCGCCCAAGAAAACCCACTATTGGTGGCACAAGCAGAAGCCGATTTCATCTCACGCCTTGATGATGATAAAACACCTGTCGGTCTTGATGTGGATAGTATTACTAAGATTCCCACTCCAGATACCTTACAAACTCTTGGATTGACAACAGAAGATGGACAAAGTGTTGGCATTGACCCAAAAGCCTATATCCCACAAAGACAGCCTCAGCTTGATGACGCCATGCAAGTGGTGATAGAAGAAGATGAGATTAAACAACCTAATATTGTAAAACGACTATATAGCAGGCTGTTCAATGATGGTGTAGAGACGGTAGTACGCCTTGATACTGAGTTTTATCATAGCCAAAATCACAGTCTGCAAACACCCATCAAGCTAAAAAAAGGCGAACTAAAACAAGAGCCGTTTGCTAACATTAAGGCCGCCCTTGAAGACATAACCGCCGAGAGCGTCAGAGATTTTAATAGTGCCTTGCCACGCCTAAGGCAGACAGTACAGTCAGCAGCAAGAGCGGTGGGCTACTATGAAGTGGATTTTGGCATCACCAAGAGAGAAGTTGGCAAGGTTGCTGTGATTATCCACGAGCTTGGTGAGCCAGTACGCATTGCATCTCAAGTATTAGAAGTGCGTGGTGAAGGAGTAAAAAACCCTGCCTATCAAAAAGCGACCGAAAAAGCCAATCTATCCTTTGATGACACCTTTCATCATGGTCATTACGAAGCGGCAAAAGGTGCTATTACCGAAGTGAGTGCTGAACAGGGTTATTTTGATGGTAGGTGGCTGAGTAACTCAGCAGATGTCATCTTGCCAGATAATCTGGCTGATGTGAACTTAATCTATGATAGTGGTGAGCAGTATGAGTTTGATGAGGTGGTGTTTTTCACTTTTGATGAAGAAACCAAGCAATTAACCACCGACCCTAGCAAACTGCCTGTCAAAGCTGAACTACTAAAAAAGCTGGTAACTTTTAAGATGGGTGATGCCTATAATCGTACAGCTGTGCGTAACTTAAGCAACAATCTGTTGGCAACTGGTTATTTTAATGCAGTGAATACTGAGCTTGTACTACCTACCGCCAATTCTGCTAGTACGGATGACGACCAAAATATCTCCCTTGAGGCTGAAAGTGGCGAAGTGGGACAAAGCGAGCTTGTGGATATGGGAGATGGCGTTGTATTAGAGGTTTCTCCAATTGAGTTTACCGCTTCACAGGTAGTCCAAGATAAGCTGGCGTTAGTTACTCAAAAGGCAGAAAGGCTATATAGTATGCCTGAGGATAGGTTATTGGTTACAGACACGCATAGGCAATCAAAAAGTATCTTGGGGCGGATTAGTGATGCGGTGAGTAGTGTGGCAAAGATGATTTTGCCTGATGAGAGTCGTGATGTGGCAGATTCTTTTCAAGGAGCAGGCATACCAACGCTTGCTCATCGAAAAACCCCACAGCAAGTACACGCTGATAAAAAAGTACCACTTTATATCTTTGTGGGTAGTGATAAGCCTCGTGATGCCCAAATCGGTTTAGGTTGGGGTTCAGATGGTGGTGCTAGCTTGATTGCCAAGTTTGAGCATAATCTCATCAATAAAGATGGGTATCAAGCAGGGGCGGATGTGCGTTTATCCCAAGAGAAAAAAGGGGTTGGGCTGTATGTTACCAGACCTTTGACCCACCCATTAAACGACAAACTGCGTGCGTCACTAAGCTATAATGAAGAAGTGGTTGGTGGCAGTGTAGGGACTTTTGATTTGCGTGCTAAGACATTGCAACAGAGTATCAGTCGCAATATCATTAATGAATCAGGTTGGAATAGGAGCTACTCTCTTCGTTATCGTTTAGATGGGCTTGAGACGGGCGTGCCGATTGGTCTGTGGTCGGATTTACCGGTGAGATTTATTGATGGCAAGCCAAGACAGGAGGCATTGTTGGCAGGTTATGCCATCAATAAAAACACCTTTGACAATCCTGTCAATCCAATGCGTGGTTACAGTCAAAACTATTCGGTTGAAGTGGGTGCAAAAGGACTGGTTACAGATACAAACATGGCGATTGTGCGAGCAGGTGTGGGCGGTATTTATAGCTTTGGGGATAATGCTTATGGCAAAGACCGTGCCCATCAGCTGATTGGTAGTCTCAATGCAGGCTATCTATGGGCAAATGACTTTGAGTCTGTACCTTATAAACTTAGGTTTTTTGCGGGGGGTGATCACAGCATTCGTGGCTATAGCTATGAAAGTTTATCTCCCATCTCGGATAAGGGTTATTTGACAGGTGGTCAGGCGTTGGCAGTGGCAAGTGGTGAGTACAACTATGAAGTAATGAATGGCCTTAGGTTGGCTGCATTTGCCGATGTTGGTAATGCTTATGATAAGAATTTTAGCAATGCAACCAAGATTGGTGCTGGGGTAGGTGTGCGTTGGGCGTCTCCTGTGGGTCAGGTGCGTGTTGATGTAGCGACAGGGGTGGGTGAAAAAGGCAATCCAATTAAGCTACACTTCTTTATTGGTACGCCGTTTTAA
- a CDS encoding aminodeoxychorismate/anthranilate synthase component II produces the protein MLLMIDNYCSFTYNIVQYFGELQQNIQVLRNNETTLDEIRTLAPKAIILGPGPCSPTEAGVTLPILNELSGEIPILGVCLGHQAIGQAFGGQVVRAGEVMHGRLSPIHHHNTGVFEGLPSPFNAIRYHSLVIDKNTLPDCLELTAWTKNTDGNIEEIMGVRHKTLAVEGVQFHPESILSEHGYRIFNNFLARHGLSKLEHNALPQVA, from the coding sequence ATGCTTTTAATGATTGATAACTACTGCAGCTTTACCTACAATATTGTGCAATATTTTGGCGAATTGCAACAAAATATCCAAGTACTTCGTAATAACGAAACCACGCTTGATGAAATCCGCACACTCGCCCCCAAAGCCATCATCTTAGGCCCTGGTCCTTGTAGTCCAACAGAAGCAGGTGTTACCTTGCCCATCTTAAATGAACTATCAGGCGAAATCCCCATCTTGGGCGTATGCTTAGGTCATCAGGCAATCGGGCAAGCCTTTGGTGGTCAAGTCGTGCGAGCAGGTGAGGTCATGCACGGCAGACTTTCCCCCATTCATCATCACAACACAGGCGTTTTTGAGGGACTACCTAGCCCGTTTAATGCCATTCGCTATCATTCACTTGTGATTGATAAAAATACCCTGCCTGACTGCCTAGAGCTGACTGCATGGACAAAAAACACCGATGGCAACATTGAAGAAATCATGGGCGTACGACACAAAACACTAGCAGTAGAAGGCGTACAATTTCACCCAGAATCCATCTTAAGTGAACATGGCTATCGCATTTTTAATAACTTTTTGGCACGGCATGGACTATCAAAATTAGAACACAACGCCCTACCTCAGGTTGCTTAA
- a CDS encoding tetratricopeptide repeat protein: protein MKKLTVLALSLSILGLSSATVHAAPKNTKTTTTKTSAKAKPSAKSKTNKKTSKTTSAPTIQELTAGTISPLAPQMRSEITTTIINNNAANLLATPIAGLPTPAVTISDIQNVPTVLTPANQSGNILMDTTLMDEFIATVSPNARHYPPSFPTVTAEYLTTQNVKHLSDWIEPFANASDASFDIVLRAAKLNGIARNLNVGTDYSVRASNHMQKALRLKPNHPEANFLLGMMISEAGGFNEGKKYLDKSVSLGYIEAEQSLAQADLLNDKKDAALSRLKALQAKHPDNAQIANQIKIINEGGYYIWRSDDKPLNIKPVK, encoded by the coding sequence ATGAAAAAACTTACCGTATTAGCACTTAGCCTAAGCATACTGGGTCTAAGCAGCGCAACTGTTCACGCAGCCCCAAAAAACACCAAAACAACCACCACCAAAACATCTGCAAAAGCAAAACCTTCAGCCAAATCCAAAACCAATAAAAAAACCTCAAAAACCACCTCAGCACCAACCATTCAAGAGCTAACCGCAGGCACAATCTCTCCGCTAGCCCCACAAATGCGTAGTGAGATTACCACCACCATCATCAATAACAACGCCGCTAATCTTCTAGCCACCCCCATTGCAGGTCTGCCCACACCGGCAGTAACCATATCCGACATTCAAAATGTCCCAACGGTACTAACCCCTGCCAATCAATCAGGTAATATCCTAATGGATACCACCTTGATGGATGAGTTTATTGCAACAGTCTCACCAAATGCACGCCACTATCCGCCAAGTTTCCCAACGGTAACCGCCGAATATCTAACCACTCAAAATGTCAAACACTTGTCAGACTGGATTGAACCTTTTGCCAATGCTTCAGACGCATCTTTTGATATTGTCTTGCGTGCCGCCAAACTAAACGGCATCGCTCGCAACCTAAATGTCGGCACCGACTATTCTGTGCGCGCATCAAATCATATGCAAAAGGCCTTGCGTCTAAAACCAAACCACCCTGAAGCCAATTTTCTGTTGGGCATGATGATTAGTGAAGCAGGTGGTTTTAATGAAGGTAAAAAATATCTAGACAAATCAGTCTCGCTAGGCTACATTGAAGCAGAGCAAAGCCTTGCTCAAGCAGACCTATTAAATGACAAAAAAGATGCTGCCTTGTCACGACTAAAGGCATTGCAAGCCAAGCATCCTGACAACGCTCAAATCGCCAATCAAATCAAAATCATCAATGAAGGTGGTTACTATATTTGGCGTTCTGATGACAAGCCACTTAATATCAAACCTGTTAAGTAG
- the hemE gene encoding uroporphyrinogen decarboxylase has translation MTNNNFPTLKNDRLLRALRFEEVDTTPVWMMRQAGRYLPEYKATRAEAGDFLSLCKDTARATEVTLQPLRRFELDAAILFSDILTVPDALDLGLYFEAGEGPRFQKTIRTEADIATLPKLNMADLSYVTDAVTSIRHALGGQVPLFGFSGSPWTLATYMIEGGGSKEYRHAKEMMYARPELLHALLDKIADAVAEYLGAQIVAGANLVQIFDSWGGALGHRQFIEFSHQYNRRIIDVLKAKYPDVPVVMFTKGGGLWVDVQADSKADALGFDWTMPLDKARVALGRTKAIQGNLDPATLYGTPESIRQAVQHMLSDVYVSGIHTGYVANFGHGITQWANPDHAKVFVDAVHEFQL, from the coding sequence ATGACAAATAATAATTTTCCAACTCTAAAAAATGATCGACTATTAAGAGCATTGCGTTTTGAAGAGGTGGATACCACACCTGTTTGGATGATGCGTCAGGCAGGGCGTTATCTACCAGAATATAAGGCAACTCGTGCTGAAGCAGGTGACTTTTTGAGCTTGTGCAAAGACACGGCTCGTGCTACTGAAGTAACTTTACAACCTTTGCGTCGTTTTGAGTTGGATGCGGCAATTTTATTTAGTGATATTTTGACTGTACCTGATGCTTTAGATTTGGGTCTGTACTTTGAAGCAGGCGAGGGTCCTAGATTTCAAAAAACCATCCGCACCGAAGCTGATATAGCCACCCTACCTAAGCTAAACATGGCAGATCTAAGCTATGTTACTGATGCGGTAACGAGTATTCGTCATGCTTTGGGTGGGCAAGTGCCATTATTTGGTTTTAGTGGTTCGCCTTGGACGCTGGCGACTTATATGATAGAAGGTGGTGGTTCAAAAGAATATCGCCATGCCAAAGAAATGATGTATGCACGCCCAGAGTTGTTGCACGCATTATTGGATAAAATCGCTGATGCAGTAGCTGAGTATTTGGGTGCTCAGATTGTTGCAGGGGCGAACCTTGTGCAGATTTTTGATAGTTGGGGTGGGGCGTTAGGTCATCGCCAGTTTATTGAATTTAGCCATCAATATAACCGCCGTATCATCGATGTCCTAAAAGCTAAATATCCTGATGTACCTGTGGTTATGTTTACCAAAGGTGGCGGTTTATGGGTTGATGTGCAAGCAGATAGCAAGGCAGATGCGTTAGGTTTTGACTGGACCATGCCATTAGATAAGGCTCGTGTGGCATTGGGTCGTACCAAGGCGATTCAAGGCAATCTAGACCCTGCTACCCTATACGGAACGCCTGAGAGTATCCGCCAAGCGGTGCAACATATGCTAAGCGATGTCTATGTTAGCGGTATCCATACAGGTTATGTAGCGAACTTTGGCCATGGTATCACTCAGTGGGCAAATCCAGATCATGCCAAAGTGTTTGTTGATGCGGTGCATGAATTTCAACTGTAA
- a CDS encoding MFS transporter has translation MASQFSLFKRRHFSAMFFTQFLGAFNDNIFKQALILILTYTAATKMGMKISQLNNLAALLFILPYFLFSALAGQIADKYEKSMLTQSIKLLEIIIMAIAAIGFWFELYWLLFLALFLMGAQSTFFGPVKYAYLPEVMHKNELVGANGLFQTGTSLAILIGMIVAGLLTQLNHANIWLIGVTLIVAILGYISAKFLPYTPARTTDLAINWNIFSTSFSLIKYLYSLPLLFFVIIGNSWFWFYGATFLTQMPELSKMILHSDESVVILLLILFSVGVSLGSLLCKTFTKNQVSLKLLPFGMIGLSLFAIDLYFSLSAINISSGSIHDISSIFGVQGAWRVFADLFCLGFFGGVYIVPMYAFMQAYAPISHRSRIVGTNNIFNAIFMVGSAIFSIIMLSQLGLSLPMLFFVSGILNALFGIFLYRKLMKYRHTMVMNDDNTSTL, from the coding sequence ATGGCATCACAATTCTCCCTTTTTAAGCGTCGTCATTTTAGTGCAATGTTTTTTACCCAATTTTTAGGGGCATTTAATGACAATATCTTTAAACAGGCTCTTATTTTAATATTAACCTATACCGCTGCGACCAAAATGGGCATGAAAATCAGCCAACTGAATAATTTGGCGGCACTGCTTTTTATTCTACCTTATTTTTTATTCTCGGCATTAGCAGGACAAATCGCTGACAAATACGAAAAATCCATGCTAACACAAAGCATCAAGCTACTAGAAATCATCATCATGGCGATTGCAGCGATTGGTTTTTGGTTTGAGCTGTATTGGTTGCTATTTTTGGCGTTATTTTTAATGGGTGCACAATCCACTTTTTTTGGTCCAGTTAAATACGCCTACCTACCAGAAGTCATGCACAAAAACGAATTGGTCGGAGCCAATGGATTGTTCCAAACAGGTACTAGCCTTGCCATCTTAATAGGCATGATAGTAGCAGGTCTACTCACACAGCTAAATCACGCCAATATATGGCTGATTGGTGTTACTCTCATTGTTGCTATTTTAGGATATATCTCTGCTAAATTTTTACCTTATACGCCTGCTCGTACCACAGATTTAGCAATCAATTGGAATATCTTTAGCACCAGTTTTTCACTCATCAAGTACTTATATTCACTGCCTTTATTGTTTTTTGTCATTATTGGCAATAGTTGGTTTTGGTTCTATGGAGCGACTTTTTTAACCCAGATGCCTGAACTTAGCAAGATGATTTTACATAGTGATGAATCAGTGGTGATTTTGCTGTTAATACTGTTTTCTGTTGGGGTTTCTTTAGGCTCTTTGCTATGCAAAACCTTTACCAAAAATCAAGTCAGTCTAAAGCTACTACCCTTTGGTATGATTGGACTTAGTCTATTTGCCATTGATTTGTATTTTTCATTATCAGCCATCAATATATCCAGTGGTAGCATACATGACATCAGCTCAATATTTGGCGTACAAGGGGCATGGCGAGTATTTGCCGATTTGTTTTGTTTGGGGTTTTTTGGTGGCGTGTATATCGTGCCGATGTACGCATTCATGCAGGCTTACGCCCCCATCAGCCATCGCTCAAGAATCGTAGGGACAAATAATATTTTTAATGCCATCTTTATGGTTGGCTCGGCAATTTTTTCCATCATCATGTTATCTCAACTAGGGTTAAGTTTACCCATGCTGTTTTTTGTCTCAGGGATACTAAACGCCTTGTTTGGCATATTCTTATATCGCAAACTCATGAAGTATCGCCACACCATGGTCATGAATGATGATAACACAAGTACATTGTGA
- the trpD gene encoding anthranilate phosphoribosyltransferase, protein MITLDNIHLLDDDEIHSFLSQSLNQLLKHQDLDATTMRAVMLAIMHGRCPDALMGAILIALRLKGESINEISVAADVMRQLADKVVLDDLTGVVDIVGTGGDGASLFNVSTAAAFVVASSGAIVAKHGNRGVSTKSGSSDLLQSAGVRLDLDNQQIHACLHEQQLGFLFAPNHHKAMKHAIGVRAQLKARTIFNVLGPLTNPAGVVNSVIGVFDKSLCHPLAQVLKNLGSRHVIVVHSTDGLDEFSLAGDNFVSELKDGVITDYIVRPDDVNLATQSLEGLTVSSPKDSLSLIKQALQGTSDDARIKKAQDIIAFNAGVAIYVAGKADSLRHGVELAKQLINHGQGYQKLQKFAAFTQSLKST, encoded by the coding sequence ATGATTACACTTGATAACATCCACTTACTTGACGATGATGAGATTCACAGTTTTTTAAGCCAAAGCCTTAATCAATTATTAAAACATCAAGACCTAGATGCCACTACCATGCGTGCGGTCATGCTTGCCATCATGCATGGACGCTGTCCTGATGCCTTGATGGGAGCGATTTTGATTGCTCTGCGTCTTAAAGGTGAGAGCATTAACGAAATCAGTGTTGCTGCTGATGTCATGCGACAACTGGCAGATAAGGTGGTGCTTGATGATTTGACTGGTGTGGTGGATATTGTCGGTACAGGTGGCGATGGAGCAAGTCTCTTTAATGTCTCAACCGCTGCTGCTTTTGTGGTCGCATCAAGCGGTGCTATTGTTGCCAAACATGGCAATCGTGGCGTTTCTACCAAATCAGGTTCTTCAGATTTATTACAATCGGCAGGAGTTCGCTTAGATTTAGATAATCAGCAAATCCACGCCTGCCTTCATGAACAACAACTGGGTTTTTTATTCGCTCCCAATCACCATAAGGCAATGAAGCACGCCATCGGTGTCAGAGCCCAATTAAAGGCACGCACTATCTTTAATGTATTAGGTCCACTGACCAACCCAGCTGGCGTGGTCAATTCGGTCATCGGTGTGTTTGATAAATCTTTATGCCACCCATTGGCACAGGTCCTAAAAAACTTGGGCAGTCGCCATGTCATCGTGGTGCATTCTACCGATGGTTTAGATGAATTTAGCTTGGCAGGTGATAACTTTGTTAGCGAACTCAAAGATGGGGTTATCACCGATTATATTGTTCGACCTGATGATGTTAATTTAGCCACACAATCTTTAGAAGGATTGACCGTTAGCTCCCCAAAAGACAGTTTATCTCTAATAAAACAAGCCCTACAGGGTACATCAGATGACGCACGCATCAAAAAAGCTCAAGACATCATCGCCTTTAATGCAGGGGTGGCAATTTATGTGGCAGGCAAGGCCGATAGCTTAAGACATGGGGTTGAGCTTGCCAAACAGCTCATCAATCATGGTCAAGGCTACCAAAAATTACAAAAATTCGCCGCTTTTACCCAATCGCTAAAATCCACCTAA
- the cgtA gene encoding Obg family GTPase CgtA, giving the protein MRFIDEAVISVKAGDGGNGIVSFRREKFVPKGGPDGGDGGKGGSVYVVADDNTNTLVDFRYTRKFEAKRGENGRSKNCSGKGADDIYLKVPVGTTIIDTDLDVVIGDLTEVGQMVLVAKGGDGGFGNTRFKTSTNQAPRKAIPGFTGEAKNIKLELKVVADVGLIGLPNAGKSTFIRQVSSARPKVADYPFTTLVPNLGVVDVGTHQSFVMADIPGLIAGASDGAGLGIRFLKHVARTRRLLHIVDVKPIDGSDPVDNAKIILHELEKFSKSLSELPQILVLNKIDQLDDGEVNDVCEHIIKELDWQGEFFCTSTISGQGVDEIKYHLMSEIEAEQEREAEDSDFAKAQAERFARLEEEVRHNTEIQKEAYRARRKAEREGLSDDDDDDWNDDDYDVAVEYAPY; this is encoded by the coding sequence ATGCGTTTTATTGATGAAGCTGTAATCAGTGTAAAGGCGGGCGATGGTGGCAATGGTATCGTCAGCTTTCGCCGTGAAAAATTCGTCCCAAAAGGTGGTCCTGATGGCGGAGATGGCGGTAAGGGCGGCAGTGTTTATGTCGTTGCTGATGACAACACCAATACGCTGGTAGATTTTCGCTATACTCGTAAATTTGAAGCCAAGCGAGGCGAAAATGGTCGCTCAAAAAACTGCTCTGGCAAAGGTGCAGATGACATTTATCTAAAAGTGCCAGTTGGCACAACCATCATTGACACCGACCTTGATGTGGTGATTGGTGATTTGACAGAAGTTGGGCAGATGGTATTGGTTGCCAAAGGTGGTGATGGCGGTTTTGGCAACACTCGTTTTAAGACCTCCACCAACCAAGCCCCTAGAAAAGCCATTCCAGGTTTTACTGGGGAAGCTAAGAATATCAAATTAGAACTAAAAGTTGTGGCGGATGTGGGTTTGATTGGATTGCCCAATGCTGGAAAATCCACCTTTATCCGCCAAGTGTCATCAGCTCGCCCTAAGGTTGCTGATTACCCATTTACTACGCTTGTGCCTAATTTGGGCGTGGTGGATGTTGGTACGCACCAATCTTTTGTGATGGCAGATATTCCAGGCTTGATTGCAGGAGCATCTGATGGAGCAGGACTTGGTATTCGTTTTTTAAAGCATGTTGCTCGTACTCGCAGATTGCTACATATTGTAGATGTCAAGCCCATTGATGGCTCTGATCCTGTGGATAACGCCAAAATCATTTTGCATGAGCTTGAAAAATTTTCAAAAAGCCTTAGTGAATTACCACAAATTTTGGTGTTAAATAAAATTGACCAATTAGATGATGGCGAGGTGAACGATGTGTGCGAGCACATCATCAAAGAGCTGGACTGGCAGGGTGAGTTTTTTTGCACTTCAACCATCAGTGGACAAGGTGTTGATGAGATTAAATATCACCTGATGAGCGAAATTGAGGCAGAACAAGAACGAGAAGCGGAAGATAGTGATTTTGCCAAAGCACAAGCTGAACGCTTTGCTCGTCTAGAAGAAGAGGTTCGTCACAATACCGAAATCCAAAAAGAGGCTTATCGTGCCCGCCGTAAAGCCGAGCGAGAAGGCTTGTCGGATGATGACGATGATGATTGGAATGATGACGATTATGATGTGGCGGTGGAATATGCTCCTTATTAA